A stretch of Bacteroidales bacterium DNA encodes these proteins:
- a CDS encoding M48 family metallopeptidase: MEKIIFVTILLIVILDFFLERILDFLNRTYWRDDLPAELEGIYDSENYRKSQLYLRTNHNFSQITETFNFTLVLGMLLFGGFAFLDHYIRQFTTSPIPMALLFFGILGLIADILGTPFSVYATFVIEEGFGFNKTTVKTFILDKFKGWLLAIILGGGLLSLVVWIYGATGQWFWLIAWGVISFFTVFMTLFYSNIIVPLFNKQTPLESGELRDAIEAFALKTGFNLRNIYVIDGSKRSTKANAYFTGLGRKKRIVLYDTLIKDHSTEELVAVLAHEIGHYKKKHTLIGTVTSIVQTGIMLFILSRFLGNPHLSGALGSSEPSFHLSVVAFGILYTPLSIILGLAMNVVSRKHEFEADRFAATQYHGNSLRDALIRLSVNNLSNLRPHPAYVFFYYSHPPLLKRLQAIEEVR, translated from the coding sequence ATGGAAAAGATAATTTTTGTCACCATCCTGCTGATCGTTATCCTTGATTTTTTTCTGGAGAGGATACTCGACTTCCTCAATCGTACCTATTGGCGTGATGACCTGCCTGCTGAACTTGAAGGTATCTATGACAGTGAAAATTACCGGAAATCACAGCTCTACCTGAGAACTAACCACAATTTCTCTCAAATAACAGAAACCTTTAATTTTACACTCGTTTTAGGGATGCTCCTGTTTGGTGGTTTTGCTTTCCTTGATCACTATATCCGGCAATTTACAACCAGCCCTATCCCGATGGCGCTGTTATTTTTCGGCATACTAGGATTGATAGCTGATATTCTTGGAACCCCTTTCTCTGTCTATGCGACATTTGTGATCGAAGAGGGCTTCGGTTTTAACAAAACAACGGTTAAAACCTTCATACTTGATAAATTCAAAGGGTGGCTGCTTGCCATTATTCTTGGGGGCGGGTTGTTATCACTGGTGGTTTGGATCTACGGGGCAACCGGGCAGTGGTTCTGGCTGATCGCATGGGGAGTCATCAGTTTTTTCACGGTTTTCATGACCTTGTTTTACTCTAACATCATCGTCCCGCTGTTCAATAAGCAGACGCCGCTCGAATCCGGAGAATTGCGTGATGCCATCGAAGCTTTTGCACTAAAGACAGGCTTTAACCTGAGAAATATCTATGTCATTGATGGCTCGAAGAGGTCGACAAAAGCTAATGCATATTTTACCGGGCTGGGGAGGAAAAAAAGGATAGTATTGTATGATACTTTGATCAAAGACCATTCGACAGAAGAACTGGTAGCGGTCCTTGCCCACGAAATCGGTCACTATAAAAAGAAACACACACTGATTGGGACAGTCACCTCCATCGTGCAAACAGGAATCATGCTGTTCATTCTTTCGAGGTTTCTCGGAAATCCGCATTTATCAGGCGCACTTGGAAGCAGTGAGCCCAGTTTCCACCTTAGCGTGGTGGCCTTCGGAATATTATATACTCCATTGTCGATTATCCTGGGCCTGGCAATGAATGTAGTTTCCCGGAAACATGAATTTGAGGCCGATCGTTTTGCTGCAACCCAATATCATGGAAATAGCCTCCGGGATGCCCTGATCAGATTATCAGTGAACAACCTGAGCAACTTAAGGCCGCACCCGGCTTACGTGTTTTTTTATTATTCCCATCCACCTTTGTTGAAAAGGCTGCAGGCCATTGAGGAAGTCAGATAA
- a CDS encoding Ig-like domain-containing protein, which yields MKTSYLILALSIMLVCFGCKEEKNNTPPIISSIELDSTAVSPGGTINAQVLATDPDGDQLDYSYTVSEGNIVGFGANVQIIAPMESGIYNLNIVVSDGNGGEATGYEIFYVDSKPIINEITITPEVLQINSTAVIQVDAVDPDGDQLIYDYSPEAGTITGSGPTVTWNTPDYPGSFVIEISVSDSRDTVKTELTLSVINNAAPIITEIIINPDSVQSEGVATVTVTASDPDGDALTYLYTPSGGSISGFGSSVTWTAPYEGGTYSINVKVSDGNGGNATGSVSVVVHQAGVALENLVAHWLFNGDADDATANGHDGTLTMGHAYFGGGAAPQLVADRFGNANYCYHFDQGSNIEVPYSTALNPQSMTISLWIKMEGQAYDDYIISLNRWNGWKLNIQGNMLLFFTVRTLYNGNLTYYDRDSNPYAITAETWTHIAVSFTDGFMNFYINGELAQSWDNTPGIPVTVDNINLTIGSDLPTGVYTTVEGDFYIGWGGYFKGNIDDVRFYDKALTPPQVASIYNFEKDNAVEE from the coding sequence ATGAAAACATCATACTTAATATTAGCATTATCAATAATGCTGGTTTGTTTTGGTTGTAAAGAGGAAAAAAACAATACACCTCCAATAATTAGCAGTATTGAACTTGACTCGACAGCAGTCAGTCCGGGTGGGACTATTAATGCTCAGGTATTGGCAACCGATCCGGATGGTGACCAGTTGGATTATTCCTATACCGTTTCAGAAGGAAATATTGTTGGTTTTGGGGCAAATGTTCAAATCATCGCACCAATGGAATCCGGGATTTATAATTTGAATATAGTCGTATCGGATGGAAATGGCGGAGAAGCTACTGGTTATGAAATATTTTACGTCGATTCAAAACCAATAATTAATGAGATAACCATTACCCCTGAGGTGCTACAAATAAATTCAACAGCCGTCATACAAGTAGATGCTGTTGATCCTGACGGGGACCAGTTGATTTATGACTATTCTCCGGAAGCAGGAACAATCACAGGATCAGGTCCTACTGTCACCTGGAATACTCCTGATTATCCCGGCAGTTTTGTCATTGAGATTTCTGTCAGTGACAGTAGAGATACCGTCAAAACAGAGCTAACATTATCGGTAATAAATAATGCTGCACCAATTATAACGGAAATAATCATCAACCCTGATAGTGTTCAATCCGAAGGAGTAGCAACTGTCACAGTTACTGCTTCTGATCCTGATGGAGATGCCCTCACCTATTTATATACGCCATCTGGCGGATCGATAAGTGGTTTTGGCTCTTCCGTGACGTGGACAGCACCTTATGAAGGCGGGACTTATTCCATAAATGTCAAAGTCAGTGACGGAAATGGAGGTAACGCAACCGGAAGTGTTTCTGTGGTAGTTCATCAGGCTGGTGTTGCACTTGAAAACTTGGTTGCTCACTGGTTGTTCAATGGAGATGCAGATGATGCTACAGCAAACGGACACGATGGAACACTAACAATGGGGCATGCATATTTTGGCGGTGGCGCTGCCCCGCAATTAGTGGCCGACCGCTTCGGAAATGCAAATTACTGTTATCATTTTGACCAGGGTTCAAATATAGAAGTACCCTATTCCACTGCATTAAATCCTCAGAGCATGACCATCAGCCTTTGGATAAAAATGGAGGGACAGGCTTACGATGATTACATTATTTCATTGAACCGTTGGAATGGCTGGAAATTAAATATTCAGGGTAATATGTTACTGTTCTTTACTGTTAGGACACTTTATAACGGCAACCTAACTTATTATGACCGGGATAGTAACCCGTATGCGATCACTGCTGAAACCTGGACTCATATTGCTGTTAGTTTCACAGATGGATTTATGAATTTCTACATCAATGGAGAATTAGCACAATCATGGGACAATACCCCCGGAATTCCTGTGACTGTTGATAACATCAACCTTACAATCGGATCAGATCTTCCGACCGGAGTTTATACAACAGTTGAAGGCGACTTCTACATTGGTTGGGGTGGTTACTTTAAAGGCAATATTGATGATGTCAGATTCTATGATAAAGCCCTTACTCCACCGCAGGTGGCTTCTATCTATAATTTCGAAAAGGATAATGCTGTAGAAGAATAA
- a CDS encoding ABC transporter permease, translating into MMKLLQIELRKIIPYKMFWMMTGIYVLSLVFFSYGLPSLIDYFSMQSKTPEVKLLMKFLYNFPDIWQNLSWAASLRFFIKIFLGMIMIVLVTNEYSFLTIRNNIINGLSRTDFLLSKVYLAILFSFAATLLIFLTGTVLGVIYSSTISVHAFFSKMVFLLGYFVETLTFLLFSMMVAILVRRTGFAIGLLFVYPIFELIIQQKMPESIQPFLPVNAMNHILRTPNTSLIQFRSPEFNVELQTGLHSQDIVIALLYAALFIGISLWVIRKRDL; encoded by the coding sequence ATGATGAAACTGCTGCAGATCGAGCTACGGAAAATAATTCCCTACAAGATGTTCTGGATGATGACAGGTATCTACGTCCTCTCCCTGGTCTTCTTTTCTTACGGACTTCCGAGCCTGATCGATTATTTCTCGATGCAGTCCAAAACTCCGGAAGTGAAGCTCCTGATGAAGTTCCTTTATAATTTTCCGGATATCTGGCAAAATCTTTCCTGGGCAGCTTCACTGCGCTTTTTTATTAAGATATTCCTGGGCATGATCATGATTGTATTGGTTACCAATGAATATTCATTCCTGACGATCCGGAACAATATCATCAACGGGCTGAGCCGGACAGATTTCCTTCTTTCTAAAGTTTACCTGGCAATCTTATTCAGCTTTGCAGCCACTCTTCTTATCTTTTTAACCGGAACGGTCCTTGGCGTAATTTATTCATCGACCATCAGTGTCCATGCCTTTTTCTCCAAGATGGTCTTCCTGCTTGGGTATTTTGTGGAAACGTTAACTTTCCTGCTCTTTTCGATGATGGTAGCTATCCTGGTCAGGCGCACCGGGTTTGCCATCGGGTTACTTTTTGTTTATCCAATATTCGAATTGATCATCCAGCAAAAGATGCCTGAAAGCATTCAGCCTTTTCTTCCGGTAAATGCCATGAATCATATCCTGCGCACGCCTAATACTTCTCTTATCCAGTTCAGGTCGCCGGAATTCAATGTGGAACTGCAGACTGGCCTTCATAGCCAGGATATTGTCATAGCCCTGCTTTATGCCGCTTTATTCATCGGGATTTCCTTGTGGGTTATCAGGAAGCGCGATCTCTAG
- a CDS encoding ABC transporter ATP-binding protein: protein MKDIVLSIQGLTKRYGSITAVNNLDLEIERGSVFGILGPNGSGKTTTLGALLDVIRPDSGSFSWFGGLPEKAQRKKIGAILEVPLFYPYLSGKQNLRMVAKIKDLPGDDIDHALKTVDLYDRRDSRFKTYSLGMKQRLAVAATLIGNPEVLILDEPTNGLDPRGIAEIRNIILAVASRGVTIILASHILDEVQKTCTHMAVLERGKKLFSGHVDEVLNDAQWVELAADNMAGLQLALKQAGFVENIQEEGDKYIVKLNSATSQAELNSFFFNKGIVLTHLALRKKSLEKYFLELLDKS from the coding sequence TTGAAAGATATTGTCCTTTCCATCCAGGGTTTGACCAAACGATACGGTTCCATCACTGCCGTTAACAATCTTGATCTTGAAATCGAACGGGGTTCGGTATTTGGCATTCTCGGTCCTAACGGCAGCGGAAAAACCACCACATTGGGGGCGTTACTGGATGTTATACGTCCTGATTCAGGATCTTTCTCCTGGTTTGGCGGACTACCTGAGAAAGCGCAGCGGAAAAAGATCGGGGCCATACTGGAAGTACCCCTGTTTTATCCTTATCTGAGCGGGAAGCAAAACCTGCGAATGGTGGCTAAAATCAAAGATTTACCAGGTGATGATATCGACCATGCCTTGAAAACTGTCGACCTGTATGACAGGAGAGACAGCCGGTTTAAGACCTATTCCCTTGGTATGAAGCAAAGGCTTGCCGTTGCAGCAACGCTGATTGGCAATCCTGAAGTGCTCATTCTTGACGAACCCACGAACGGGCTCGATCCGAGAGGTATCGCGGAAATCCGGAATATTATCCTGGCAGTGGCATCCCGTGGTGTAACAATAATCCTGGCAAGTCATATACTCGATGAAGTCCAAAAAACCTGCACCCACATGGCTGTGCTGGAAAGGGGCAAAAAATTATTTTCCGGGCATGTGGATGAAGTATTGAACGATGCCCAGTGGGTGGAACTTGCAGCGGATAATATGGCCGGACTTCAACTTGCATTGAAACAGGCCGGTTTCGTGGAAAATATCCAGGAAGAAGGGGATAAATATATCGTCAAGCTGAACTCTGCGACAAGCCAGGCGGAATTGAACAGTTTCTTCTTTAATAAAGGAATTGTTTTGACCCATCTGGCCTTGAGAAAAAAATCACTGGAGAAATATTTCCTCGAATTATTGGACAAATCATGA
- a CDS encoding SAM-dependent methyltransferase, whose amino-acid sequence MKGTLYLIPSTLGDTSSSNSLPEINLRVIEKLQHFVVEDLRTARRFLKKILPEIIIDDLSFQILNEHTTPQEVSSLLAPAIEGKDMGLLSEAGLPCVADPGALLVSHAHENGVKIVPLTGPSSVFLALMASGFNGQNFAFSGYLPIDKKERVLKIRELETSAYQQDQTQIFIETPYRNQQMMEALVETCRPQTQICIAVNLTMPDELIITRTAEQWKRMKWPDIQKKPAVFLLYR is encoded by the coding sequence ATGAAAGGAACTTTATATCTCATACCATCAACTTTAGGGGATACATCATCATCCAACAGCCTTCCTGAGATCAACCTGAGGGTCATCGAGAAGCTTCAACATTTTGTGGTGGAAGATTTAAGGACGGCACGCAGGTTTCTGAAGAAAATCCTGCCAGAGATCATAATAGATGACCTTTCTTTTCAAATCCTTAATGAACACACAACGCCACAGGAGGTTTCTTCGCTGCTCGCTCCGGCAATTGAAGGCAAAGATATGGGATTGTTATCTGAAGCCGGGCTGCCTTGTGTCGCGGACCCTGGTGCTTTGCTGGTAAGCCATGCCCATGAAAACGGAGTAAAAATTGTACCCCTCACCGGCCCTTCTTCTGTCTTCCTGGCTCTGATGGCCTCTGGATTTAATGGTCAGAATTTTGCATTCTCCGGCTATCTTCCTATAGATAAAAAAGAAAGAGTATTGAAAATCAGGGAATTGGAAACTTCAGCTTATCAGCAAGATCAGACCCAGATCTTCATTGAGACACCCTACCGTAACCAGCAAATGATGGAGGCATTAGTAGAAACATGCCGCCCGCAAACCCAGATTTGTATTGCTGTAAATCTGACCATGCCGGATGAACTGATCATCACCCGTACTGCTGAGCAATGGAAACGGATGAAATGGCCTGATATTCAGAAAAAACCTGCTGTATTCCTGTTATACCGGTAA
- a CDS encoding pyridoxal-phosphate dependent enzyme translates to MIPDLRTIETAATRIRPYIHRTPVMTCQSINQMLGATVYFKCENFQKVGAFKSRGACNAVFSLDDTAVAKGVATHSSGNHAQALARAALIRGCKAYIVMPETAARVKVEAVKGYGGEIFFCKPSLTSREETLQEVVNQTGATEIHPYNDYRVIAGQATATLELFEETGPLDVIMAPVGGGGLLSGTALATSYTSPSTKVIAAEPAHADDAFRSFTTRKLVPSINPQTIADGLLTSLGSLTFPIILDHVHQIITVSEETIIQAMLLTWERMKIIIEPSSAVPLAALMENQDDFQGKRIGIIISGGNVSFDKLPWLTPVRL, encoded by the coding sequence ATGATCCCCGATCTCAGAACCATAGAAACAGCTGCAACAAGGATCCGGCCATATATCCACCGGACCCCTGTAATGACCTGCCAGAGCATAAATCAGATGCTTGGTGCAACGGTTTATTTCAAATGTGAGAATTTTCAGAAAGTAGGTGCTTTTAAATCAAGAGGGGCGTGTAATGCCGTTTTCTCACTCGATGATACTGCTGTTGCGAAAGGTGTGGCCACCCATTCCTCCGGGAACCATGCGCAGGCGCTGGCCAGGGCCGCCCTCATCAGGGGGTGCAAAGCTTATATCGTCATGCCGGAGACAGCCGCACGGGTGAAGGTAGAAGCCGTGAAAGGTTACGGGGGTGAGATTTTCTTCTGCAAGCCTTCGCTGACATCAAGGGAAGAAACTCTGCAAGAGGTCGTCAACCAGACCGGTGCCACGGAAATTCACCCCTATAATGATTACCGGGTAATTGCCGGACAGGCAACTGCAACCCTTGAACTTTTCGAAGAAACAGGACCGCTGGATGTGATCATGGCCCCGGTTGGCGGAGGAGGTTTGCTTAGTGGCACAGCCCTGGCGACATCTTACACTTCACCCTCCACAAAAGTTATCGCCGCTGAGCCAGCCCATGCCGATGACGCTTTCCGTTCTTTCACAACGCGCAAGCTTGTCCCATCAATAAACCCGCAAACCATTGCCGATGGGCTGCTCACTTCATTAGGCTCGCTTACCTTCCCGATAATCCTGGATCATGTTCACCAGATCATCACTGTTTCGGAGGAAACGATTATTCAAGCGATGTTACTGACATGGGAAAGGATGAAGATCATCATCGAGCCCTCTTCAGCAGTTCCCCTGGCCGCTCTTATGGAGAACCAGGATGATTTCCAGGGAAAAAGAATAGGCATCATCATTTCCGGAGGAAATGTCAGCTTTGATAAATTGCCATGGTTAACCCCGGTTAGATTATGA
- a CDS encoding low molecular weight phosphotyrosine protein phosphatase — translation MKILFVCLGNICRSPLAKGIMEDKIEKLGLNAETDSAGFELFHRGDPADPRSVNVASAYGIDLSDHIARMFSVRDFDRFDRIYVMDRNNYEDVMSLARDQQDIQKVDFILNLVTPGENRQIPDPWYGGKDHFEQTYRMLNQACDQLVQEILSIERRIK, via the coding sequence ATGAAGATATTATTTGTTTGCCTTGGCAATATTTGCCGGTCACCTTTGGCTAAAGGGATCATGGAAGATAAGATCGAAAAACTCGGACTAAATGCTGAAACTGATTCTGCGGGATTTGAATTATTTCACCGCGGCGATCCGGCTGATCCTCGCTCCGTAAATGTTGCCTCCGCTTATGGCATCGATCTTTCAGACCATATAGCACGCATGTTTTCAGTCAGGGATTTCGACCGTTTTGACCGGATCTATGTAATGGACCGGAATAATTATGAGGATGTGATGAGCCTGGCCCGCGATCAGCAGGATATACAAAAAGTGGATTTTATCCTTAACCTTGTAACACCAGGGGAAAACCGCCAGATACCCGATCCCTGGTATGGCGGAAAAGATCATTTTGAACAAACCTATCGTATGCTCAATCAGGCATGTGATCAGCTGGTACAGGAGATTCTATCCATTGAACGACGTATTAAATAA
- the dnaA gene encoding chromosomal replication initiator protein DnaA: protein MKMTCTEVWDNCLKIIKDNIHYQSYKTWFLPINPIKLENNVLTIQVPSQFFYEWLEEHYVGLLKKTIKKELGAEGRLEYSILMENSYDNPDPMSIKIPASNNKSLSNPSVSMPIDLNRGSSKEIPNPFVIPGLKKIKVNSQLVENYSFENFIEGDCNRLARSAGFAVAENPGKTAFNPLYLYSNVGLGKTHLGHAIGIQVKNNFPDKTVLYVSTEQFVGQYIESVRNNNQNDFIHFYQMIDVLIVDDIQFLSGKEKTQDVFFHIFNQLHQSSKQIVLTSDKAPVEMKGIEPRLLSRFKWGLAADLQPPDLETRTAILQKKLYHDGIEMPEEVIEYLAYSINTNIRELEGALISIMAQSSLNKKPITLDLAKQMIDKFVKSTSREISIDFIQKIVCDYFNMPVDSINSKTRKREIVQARQLAMYFAKKHTKSSLATIGLHCGNKDHATVLHACRTVNNLIDTDKQFRIYVEELDKKIKMV from the coding sequence ATGAAAATGACTTGTACTGAGGTATGGGATAATTGCCTGAAGATTATCAAGGATAATATCCACTACCAGAGTTACAAAACATGGTTCCTTCCAATTAATCCTATTAAATTGGAAAATAATGTCCTGACCATTCAGGTCCCGAGCCAATTTTTTTATGAATGGTTAGAAGAGCATTATGTGGGTTTATTAAAAAAGACAATCAAAAAAGAACTGGGAGCAGAAGGAAGGTTAGAATACAGCATCCTGATGGAAAACAGTTATGATAATCCTGACCCGATGTCAATCAAGATCCCGGCATCCAATAATAAATCCTTATCAAACCCTTCAGTTTCCATGCCCATCGATCTGAACCGGGGATCATCCAAAGAAATTCCGAATCCATTCGTGATCCCGGGATTGAAGAAAATCAAGGTAAATTCCCAGTTGGTAGAAAATTATTCTTTTGAAAATTTCATAGAAGGTGATTGCAACAGGCTGGCCAGGTCTGCAGGATTTGCCGTTGCGGAAAACCCCGGCAAAACCGCATTCAATCCTTTATACCTGTATTCAAATGTTGGCCTGGGGAAAACCCACCTGGGACATGCCATCGGCATCCAGGTCAAAAATAATTTCCCTGACAAAACCGTACTTTATGTTTCGACCGAGCAATTTGTCGGACAATATATCGAATCGGTAAGGAATAATAACCAGAATGACTTTATCCATTTCTACCAGATGATCGACGTGTTGATTGTCGATGATATCCAGTTCCTCTCGGGAAAAGAAAAAACACAGGATGTCTTCTTTCACATCTTCAATCAGCTTCATCAGAGCAGTAAACAGATCGTGCTTACTTCCGACAAGGCCCCGGTTGAAATGAAAGGCATTGAGCCACGGCTGCTTTCCCGTTTCAAATGGGGGCTTGCCGCCGACTTGCAACCGCCTGACCTGGAGACCCGCACCGCAATCCTGCAAAAAAAACTCTACCACGACGGGATCGAAATGCCGGAAGAAGTTATTGAATATCTGGCTTATAGCATTAATACAAATATTCGTGAACTGGAAGGCGCCCTGATCTCAATTATGGCCCAGTCATCGCTGAATAAGAAACCAATAACCTTAGATCTGGCCAAGCAAATGATCGATAAATTCGTGAAAAGCACATCCAGGGAGATATCTATTGATTTCATACAGAAAATTGTATGCGATTATTTTAACATGCCAGTTGACTCGATTAATTCCAAAACGCGTAAAAGAGAGATTGTTCAGGCCAGGCAACTGGCGATGTATTTCGCCAAAAAGCATACTAAATCTTCTCTTGCAACGATTGGCCTCCATTGCGGCAATAAGGACCATGCCACTGTCCTCCATGCTTGCAGGACCGTCAATAACCTGATCGATACCGATAAACAATTCCGTATTTACGTCGAAGAACTCGACAAGAAAATCAAGATGGTTTAG
- a CDS encoding YigZ family protein has protein sequence MDEYRTLQEVSQGLYKEKGSKFIAIAIPVDSVDEVRLQLEQLRKRYHDARHHCYAYRLGEEPYEVRYNDDREPSGTAGKPIFGQIQSFELTNVLIVIIRYFGGVKLGTGGLIQAYRNAARDAIENGKIVTKTWKALLEIRYDYLQMNDVMRVIKDEGLRIIHQESPGQSCILLEIRKGNLETVIRKFSSLEKLECTVI, from the coding sequence ATGGATGAGTACCGGACTCTTCAGGAAGTATCGCAAGGCCTTTACAAGGAGAAAGGAAGTAAATTTATTGCAATAGCCATTCCTGTTGATTCCGTCGATGAGGTCAGGCTGCAGTTGGAACAACTCCGTAAGCGCTATCATGACGCCAGGCATCACTGCTATGCTTACCGGTTGGGAGAAGAGCCTTATGAAGTGAGGTATAATGATGACAGGGAGCCTTCAGGAACAGCGGGAAAACCCATCTTCGGGCAAATTCAATCATTTGAGCTAACCAATGTGCTGATTGTTATTATCCGGTATTTCGGAGGAGTGAAGCTGGGCACCGGTGGTCTTATTCAGGCATACCGGAATGCAGCGAGAGACGCTATCGAAAATGGAAAGATTGTCACAAAAACCTGGAAAGCCTTGCTCGAAATCCGTTATGATTATCTTCAGATGAATGATGTCATGCGCGTTATCAAAGATGAAGGTCTCCGGATCATACACCAGGAATCCCCGGGACAATCCTGTATCTTACTAGAAATCAGGAAAGGGAACCTGGAAACTGTGATCAGAAAATTTTCATCCTTGGAAAAATTGGAATGTACCGTAATTTAA
- a CDS encoding glycosyltransferase has protein sequence MTSSFKHIAMLSTHGYFDPIPLLGETDTGGQVLYVLELSKALARKGIKVDIYTRWFDHNRQQINPLKDCPDVRVIRIPAGPWEFVIKEEIYKLLPELTENLTSFIKKNNLDYDLFHGHYVDAGIVTIDLEKIFHKPAFFTAHSLGAWKRERMDGDYFKMELQYNFNHRISEEKRIFNTLQGHTVTSLLQLEKLRELYDYQGDNVEIIPPGVNIHKFKPLAPGEPPRKTGLPEKYIFCLSRVDSNKGYDLLLNAFARVCKEIDDIYLVTGGGSAHPQPREQEVLDMMHRIMKEKCIEDKIVFVGHVEENLMASYYQNARFFVMPSIFEPFGMTAQEAMASGIPVIASRFGGIKTVLTHEKDGLLIDPKNEDEFAGAMIRLLEDETYRDKISKAASILIRRNFSWEAMANRHLAFYNRYC, from the coding sequence ATGACCAGCAGCTTCAAACATATTGCCATGCTGAGCACGCATGGCTATTTTGACCCCATCCCGCTGCTTGGGGAAACGGATACAGGCGGGCAAGTGCTGTATGTGCTGGAATTATCCAAAGCACTGGCCAGAAAAGGTATTAAGGTTGATATTTACACGCGCTGGTTTGATCACAACCGCCAACAGATCAATCCGTTGAAGGATTGTCCCGATGTCAGGGTGATCCGTATCCCGGCAGGCCCATGGGAATTTGTAATCAAGGAAGAAATTTATAAGCTACTGCCTGAATTGACTGAAAATCTTACATCCTTCATCAAAAAAAACAACCTGGATTATGATCTTTTCCATGGACATTATGTTGATGCAGGCATCGTAACTATCGACCTGGAGAAGATTTTCCATAAGCCGGCTTTTTTCACGGCCCACTCCCTCGGTGCCTGGAAACGGGAACGGATGGATGGTGACTACTTTAAGATGGAATTACAATATAATTTCAATCACCGCATTTCGGAAGAAAAACGCATATTCAATACCCTGCAGGGCCATACGGTCACTTCCCTGCTTCAGCTCGAAAAGCTCCGGGAATTGTATGATTACCAGGGAGATAATGTAGAAATTATTCCTCCAGGCGTAAACATCCATAAATTCAAACCGCTTGCTCCCGGTGAACCTCCCCGAAAGACCGGACTTCCGGAAAAATACATTTTTTGCCTGAGCCGGGTTGACAGCAATAAAGGGTATGATCTTCTTTTAAATGCTTTTGCCCGGGTCTGTAAGGAAATCGATGATATATACCTGGTAACCGGCGGAGGGTCTGCCCATCCGCAGCCAAGGGAACAGGAAGTGCTTGACATGATGCACCGGATCATGAAGGAGAAGTGTATTGAAGATAAGATCGTCTTCGTTGGTCATGTGGAAGAAAATTTAATGGCATCTTATTATCAAAATGCCCGGTTTTTCGTAATGCCTTCAATTTTCGAGCCTTTTGGGATGACTGCGCAGGAAGCGATGGCCAGCGGGATTCCGGTTATCGCCTCCCGGTTCGGGGGAATTAAAACCGTTCTGACCCATGAAAAGGACGGCCTGCTTATCGATCCTAAAAATGAAGATGAATTTGCCGGTGCAATGATCAGGTTACTGGAAGATGAAACCTATCGTGATAAGATCAGCAAAGCTGCTTCAATACTGATCCGCCGGAATTTCAGCTGGGAAGCCATGGCTAACCGCCATCTCGCCTTTTATAACAGATACTGTTGA